In Bacteroidota bacterium, one DNA window encodes the following:
- the carB gene encoding carbamoyl-phosphate synthase large subunit, translating into MPKRTDIKSILIIGSGPIVIGQACEFDYSGAQACKVLREEGYRVILVNSNPATIMTDPEMADATYIEPITPEYIEAIIAKEKPDAILPTMGGQTALNAAMALHRRGTLEKYGVELIGAKPDAIKRAEDREEFMETMRSINLEMARGGFVHTVEEALELIEMVGFPTIIRPSFTLGGTGGGIAYNLEEFKEVVQKGLDASPVTQVLVEESVLGWKEYELEVMRDLADNVVIICSIENFDPMGVHTGDSITCAPAQTLTDKEYQMMRDAAIKIIRAIGVETGGSNIQFALNPENGRLLIIEMNPRVSRSSALASKATGFPIAKIAAKLAIGYTLDEIPNDITKTTPASFEPVIDYTVVKIPRWDFEKFKGIGASSSQLGVQMKSVGEVMAFGRTFKEAFQKAIRSLEQGRNGFGADGKDEFDIDAMNDAEKARTLLIVKERLGMRRSDMIFTVRYAIKLGMTNAEIFEITKIDPWFINQLEQIVRRENELRAAAKAA; encoded by the coding sequence ATGCCAAAACGGACAGACATTAAGTCGATCTTGATCATTGGCTCGGGACCTATCGTCATCGGGCAAGCATGTGAATTCGATTATTCGGGTGCGCAGGCCTGTAAGGTCTTACGCGAAGAAGGTTACCGGGTCATCCTGGTCAACTCCAACCCCGCGACGATCATGACCGACCCCGAGATGGCCGATGCCACGTATATCGAACCGATCACGCCGGAATATATCGAGGCCATCATCGCCAAAGAGAAGCCCGACGCCATCCTGCCGACGATGGGCGGACAAACCGCCCTCAACGCCGCCATGGCCCTGCACCGTCGCGGCACGCTCGAGAAATACGGCGTCGAACTCATCGGCGCGAAGCCCGACGCCATCAAGCGCGCCGAGGACCGCGAGGAGTTTATGGAAACGATGCGCTCGATCAACCTCGAAATGGCGCGCGGCGGATTTGTCCATACGGTCGAAGAAGCGCTCGAGCTCATCGAGATGGTCGGCTTCCCGACCATCATTCGTCCGAGCTTCACGCTTGGCGGGACGGGCGGCGGCATCGCTTATAATCTTGAGGAATTCAAAGAGGTCGTCCAGAAGGGCTTGGATGCATCGCCGGTGACGCAGGTACTTGTAGAAGAGTCGGTGCTCGGGTGGAAGGAGTACGAGCTCGAGGTGATGCGCGACCTCGCCGATAACGTCGTGATCATCTGCTCGATCGAGAACTTCGATCCGATGGGTGTGCATACCGGCGACTCGATCACCTGTGCCCCGGCACAGACACTCACCGACAAAGAGTATCAGATGATGCGCGACGCCGCCATCAAGATCATCCGCGCCATCGGCGTCGAGACGGGCGGCTCGAACATCCAGTTCGCGCTCAACCCCGAGAACGGCCGACTGCTCATCATCGAGATGAACCCGCGCGTCTCGCGCTCGTCGGCACTTGCCTCGAAGGCGACCGGCTTCCCGATCGCGAAGATCGCCGCAAAGCTCGCGATCGGCTATACGCTCGACGAGATCCCGAACGACATCACCAAGACGACTCCTGCGTCGTTCGAGCCGGTGATCGATTATACGGTCGTGAAGATCCCACGCTGGGACTTCGAGAAGTTCAAGGGCATCGGCGCATCGAGTTCGCAGCTTGGCGTGCAGATGAAATCCGTCGGCGAGGTGATGGCATTCGGCCGCACGTTCAAAGAAGCCTTCCAAAAAGCCATCCGCTCGCTCGAACAAGGCCGCAACGGCTTCGGCGCCGACGGCAAGGACGAGTTCGATATCGATGCGATGAACGACGCCGAAAAGGCACGCACACTCCTCATCGTCAAAGAGCGCCTCGGCATGCGGCGCTCGGACATGATCTTTACCGTCCGCTACGCGATCAAGCTCGGTATGACGAATGCGGAGATCTTCGAGATCACGAAGATCGACCCGTGGTTCATCAACCAACTCGAGCAGATCGTCAGAAGAGAGAACGAGCTTCGCGCCGCAGCGAAAGCTGCCTAA
- a CDS encoding DinB family protein, whose translation MQNTSYIFDLDKFFDGGNHWQAGLYQLIEPLTAEQALWKPAPDRHSIWEALLHVNFWKQYAIAYLRGEEKPDANAGNWAMPPAGATDADWQTELTRTRTLHEGLKTVIAALGENISDTESKPSNYIRQIICHDAYHAGQIGLLRVLQGLKPIE comes from the coding sequence ATGCAAAACACATCGTACATTTTCGATCTCGATAAGTTCTTCGACGGCGGTAACCACTGGCAGGCCGGCTTATATCAACTCATCGAACCGCTGACTGCCGAACAGGCGCTATGGAAACCGGCACCCGACCGGCACTCCATCTGGGAAGCACTACTTCACGTTAACTTCTGGAAGCAATATGCGATTGCCTATTTGCGCGGCGAAGAAAAGCCGGACGCAAATGCAGGCAATTGGGCGATGCCACCCGCTGGCGCCACCGACGCCGACTGGCAGACAGAACTCACACGTACACGGACGTTGCACGAAGGACTCAAGACGGTGATCGCCGCTCTCGGGGAGAACATCTCGGATACCGAGTCGAAACCATCGAACTACATCCGCCAGATCATCTGCCACGACGCCTACCACGCCGGACAAATCGGCCTGCTGCGTGTATTGCAGGGCCTGAAACCGATCGAGTAG
- a CDS encoding thioredoxin family protein has product MKKSLIGFSALVLMLGALTAQAEVHFKDLSFKDAQAQAKKEHKIIMIDYYTNWCGWCKRLDKDVYAKDEVGFYADSNIVSLKLNAEQGEGVTLARDSKIMGYPTIIFYNENGEEIHRQVGYQVAKDFLVTLHTAVSKNKHAN; this is encoded by the coding sequence ATGAAAAAGAGTTTGATCGGTTTCTCGGCACTGGTTCTGATGCTCGGTGCGCTTACCGCGCAGGCCGAAGTTCATTTTAAAGATCTTTCCTTCAAAGACGCACAGGCGCAGGCGAAGAAGGAGCACAAGATCATCATGATCGACTATTACACGAACTGGTGCGGTTGGTGCAAACGGCTCGATAAGGATGTCTATGCCAAGGACGAAGTCGGCTTCTATGCCGATTCCAATATCGTCTCGCTGAAGTTGAATGCCGAACAAGGCGAAGGCGTGACGCTTGCGCGCGATTCGAAGATCATGGGCTACCCGACGATCATTTTTTATAATGAGAACGGCGAAGAGATCCATCGTCAGGTCGGCTATCAGGTCGCGAAAGATTTTCTCGTAACGCTGCATACTGCCGTCAGCAAGAACAAACACGCGAACTGA
- the mutS gene encoding DNA mismatch repair protein MutS, whose translation MQQYTAIKSRYPDTVLFFRMGDFFETFGADAVITSKVAGITLTKRNNGAAGDIELAGFPHHQIDNYLPKMIRAGYRVAVCEQLEDPKLAKGIVKRDVVEVVTPGVQLSEKLLETGRNTYVGAIVHVADRVGLAFADISTGEFSAGELRATDLGNELVSLGLRELLVSRRDKSDVEQAAYYLMLDEKPLLTVREEWAFQVDTARKLLLDHFKTQSLKGFGLEELTLATTAAGVVLDYLRETRSATALSHLTALRVHNTTTQLVLDQSTRRNLEVFFSFEGDQKTGSLFGVLNETKTAMGERLLRRWLASPLRDRTELIRRQDALALTIGANTSREDLRQLLAELGDLERLAGRFASARQLSPRDFISLKHTLWRIPDIKQSIETISNFAAPTDEGSNRSELLERIASELNTLPDLAEQIDRTIDPEAPASANALGVIRDGAHAELDELRSLSRSSKTHLVNIQTRERERTGISSLKVDFNNVFGYYIEVSNAHRAKVPTDYERKQTLTSSERYITPELKEYEQKIFGAEERMVSIETTLVAQLRAVVIAHMDALQQNAALLAVADVIQSLATIASRSFWVRPEFSDGEDLVIDQGRHPVVERSLPFGERFVPNSVKFKTGSKEFYIITGPNMAGKSVFLRQTGIIALLAHIGSFVPASKCKMPILDRIFTRVGAGDNLSRGESTFLVEMNEAANILNNATKDSLLLFDELGRGTSTFDGLSIAWAISEYIHDSIPGAKTLFATHYHELNALADRFEHIGNLKVEVREADGKVHFLHKITSGSADHSYGIEVAAMAGIPPEVIDRAREIVHELEETELKIAESNIQRSIPFPPARKSAQTQEHEPMLDEHAIQTIDEIRSIDVNALTPLEALARLAQWKQRLD comes from the coding sequence ATGCAGCAATACACCGCGATCAAGTCGCGGTATCCGGATACGGTGCTGTTCTTTCGCATGGGCGATTTTTTTGAGACCTTCGGTGCGGACGCCGTGATCACGTCGAAGGTGGCCGGCATCACGCTTACCAAACGAAATAACGGCGCTGCCGGCGATATCGAACTCGCAGGTTTCCCCCACCACCAGATCGACAACTACCTCCCGAAGATGATCCGGGCCGGGTATCGCGTTGCCGTCTGCGAGCAGCTCGAGGATCCGAAACTCGCCAAAGGGATCGTCAAACGCGACGTAGTCGAAGTGGTTACGCCTGGAGTACAGCTATCCGAGAAGCTATTAGAAACCGGACGAAATACGTACGTCGGTGCGATTGTCCACGTCGCGGATCGCGTCGGTCTTGCGTTCGCCGACATATCGACGGGCGAATTTTCCGCAGGCGAACTTCGCGCGACCGATCTTGGGAATGAACTGGTCTCGCTCGGACTACGTGAGCTGCTGGTGAGCCGGCGTGACAAGAGCGACGTCGAGCAAGCGGCATACTATTTGATGCTCGACGAGAAGCCGCTCCTGACCGTTCGCGAAGAGTGGGCGTTCCAGGTCGATACTGCCCGAAAGCTGCTCCTCGATCATTTCAAGACCCAGTCGCTCAAAGGGTTCGGCCTCGAAGAACTCACACTCGCGACCACTGCCGCCGGGGTGGTGCTCGATTACCTTCGTGAGACAAGGTCCGCTACGGCCCTCTCGCACCTGACAGCGCTGCGTGTACACAACACGACGACGCAGTTGGTCCTCGATCAATCGACCCGTCGCAATCTCGAAGTGTTCTTTTCGTTCGAAGGCGACCAGAAAACGGGTTCGCTGTTCGGGGTGCTCAATGAAACAAAAACGGCGATGGGCGAACGGCTGCTCCGCCGCTGGCTTGCGTCGCCGCTTCGCGACCGAACCGAACTCATACGCCGTCAGGACGCACTTGCACTCACTATTGGGGCAAATACATCGCGCGAAGACCTGCGGCAACTCCTCGCCGAACTCGGCGACCTCGAACGGCTTGCGGGGCGATTTGCAAGTGCGCGCCAACTTTCTCCGCGCGATTTCATCTCGCTCAAGCACACACTCTGGCGCATCCCCGACATCAAGCAATCGATCGAGACCATTTCGAATTTCGCTGCGCCGACCGACGAAGGTTCGAACCGCAGCGAGTTACTCGAACGAATCGCCTCGGAGCTGAATACGCTTCCCGACCTCGCCGAGCAGATCGACCGAACGATCGACCCGGAAGCCCCCGCTTCGGCAAATGCACTCGGCGTAATCCGTGACGGAGCTCACGCCGAACTCGACGAATTGCGCAGTCTCTCTCGTTCGAGCAAAACGCATCTCGTCAATATCCAGACTCGCGAACGGGAGCGGACCGGCATCTCCTCGCTCAAAGTGGACTTCAATAATGTGTTCGGATACTACATCGAAGTATCGAATGCTCATCGTGCAAAGGTCCCGACCGATTACGAACGCAAACAGACCCTCACCTCGAGCGAACGATACATCACGCCCGAGCTCAAAGAATACGAACAGAAAATTTTCGGCGCCGAAGAGCGAATGGTCTCGATCGAGACGACTCTCGTCGCTCAGCTTCGAGCCGTCGTGATCGCTCACATGGACGCACTCCAGCAGAATGCGGCGTTGCTTGCTGTGGCTGATGTGATTCAATCGCTTGCAACGATCGCCTCGCGCAGTTTCTGGGTGCGGCCCGAATTTTCCGACGGCGAGGACCTCGTAATCGACCAAGGGCGGCACCCGGTCGTCGAGCGATCGCTGCCGTTCGGCGAACGCTTCGTGCCGAACTCGGTGAAGTTCAAAACCGGGTCGAAAGAGTTTTATATTATCACCGGACCGAACATGGCCGGTAAGTCTGTCTTTTTGCGACAGACGGGTATTATCGCGCTGCTCGCGCACATCGGTTCGTTCGTCCCGGCGTCAAAATGCAAGATGCCGATTCTCGACCGCATCTTTACACGAGTCGGTGCCGGCGATAATCTTTCACGCGGCGAATCGACATTCCTCGTGGAGATGAACGAAGCGGCGAATATTCTCAATAATGCCACGAAAGATTCGCTCTTGCTCTTCGACGAGCTTGGCCGAGGTACCTCCACGTTCGACGGCCTTTCGATCGCATGGGCGATCAGCGAATATATCCACGATTCCATCCCCGGCGCGAAGACACTCTTCGCAACGCACTACCACGAGCTCAACGCGCTCGCCGACCGATTCGAGCATATCGGCAATCTCAAAGTAGAGGTACGCGAAGCCGACGGCAAGGTGCATTTTCTCCATAAGATCACGAGCGGCTCGGCGGATCACTCGTATGGTATCGAGGTGGCGGCGATGGCGGGAATCCCCCCGGAAGTCATCGACCGTGCCCGCGAGATTGTGCATGAACTCGAAGAGACCGAACTGAAGATTGCCGAATCGAATATACAGCGTTCGATTCCGTTTCCACCCGCACGCAAATCGGCACAAACGCAAGAACACGAACCAATGCTCGATGAGCACGCAATACAGACGATCGATGAAATTCGCTCGATCGATGTCAATGCGCTCACCCCGTTGGAGGCTCTGGCACGGCTTGCGCAGTGGAAGCAACGCTTAGACTGA